The Helicoverpa armigera isolate CAAS_96S chromosome 7, ASM3070526v1, whole genome shotgun sequence genomic sequence TCCTTTAACGACTTCCCTACGATACAATGAAAAGTGGTACTAACCTTCAAAACATCATCAATCTTCAACTGCCCATCGAAATCATCATCCAGCCTTCCGAGTACGTCCTGAATTAACTTCAGTTTGGCCTCATCAGGTACTTTTTGTAGGCTCTTTATGGAATGCATGAGTTCATCAATTTGGATAAGTTGTTCCTTCGCCTTTTGTGGTTCGGATTTGGTTTGCTCCAGTGTCGTTTTGAGGGCTTTCTCCTTGGTGTCTAACATGGCTAAAGCTGCGTCCAGTTTTCCTATCATGTTGTTGACAGCCTTGTATAATCtgtgaacaatattttttttttatttaaaacttttctttACTAATTCATTTTTAGTGGAAACTTCGACTCTAAAACGCTGTATTGACAGCAAAAGGATCGTCCCTTATTATATGGTCTTGTGATATAACTGTCGAAATGTGAGTGTATAAGTTctcacaaaatatttgttttcaaattgtttcTGTTTGGCAAAACGTGTTCAGTGTCATTGACCTCTGCTAACGTCATACTAGATGAATGTATACCATATTTAGAACCAGTCAATGCACTTTCACTTCGCATTAAACAAACTGCTTCTAGAACCGAAAATATTGAAGACTTGTGACATCATCGTCAATCAACCAGTTTATGAGTGAAATAACCATAAACAGTGATATCCCAAAAAGGAGTGAGGACCATCTATGTATATCAACacttattataaagaggaaatattttatgtttgtaaaggcttcgaagctactgaaccgacttgaaaaagaaaaactcgTTGGAAAGTTAGCCTATTTCCGGGTACacaacataagctatattttatcccgctaCAGGAAGAAGTTCCGGAACGCGGTTGAAGCCGCGGGAAACAACTAGTTATTTATATCAGACTTACAGCAGAAATTAGCGTCATACCTTTTTAGTCTTATCACATAAAACATACGATAAATAGAATTATGTAATACACTAATATCTGAACATTGTACCGGTAACAGAATGATATTGTTGTAAATAGATATGTGTGCCAATCGATCAAACAAGACAACTTTTGCAGTAAATAATGTAACAGTAATGGATAAAGAAGATAAAAATCCGATTAATCTATAATATGTGATTGTTATGGAGTCTAGTTCTTAAATAAACTTACGCAATACATAAACAGGCACCTAATCATAGGAATGACTTgttagatttgaaaaaatattcggtGTTAGATACCCTATTTATCCACAAAGTTCCCAGGGAACGCGGTTGAAACTGCCGGCAAAAGCTAGGAAATACATTAAGATGCTCAACCACGAGTTCTCTCTCTATCAATTGTTTCATGCAAAACAGCTATAATTTATTAGCACAGTGTTACAATACCTGCGAGCACCCTTCGAGAGTTTGAGATCAGCTTGCTTAGTCTTGACAATCTCCTGCATCTCTTTGACATCTTCACTGTAGTCGAGGAGTTCCGCCTTCAGCTCCTGGATGCTCTCCTTCTCCAGGAGCAGCGACTTCTTCTGTTCGGCTGTGGATGAGTGAAGAAATatgttaataacaataataagaaCAATGGTAAGGGAATTTTAGTTTATAATCATTCATCCGTTTGGAGGGGTTCAATGAGAGTTCCAAGAAATACAAGAGACTTATGTATGAGTTTTGATGGAAATTGGTGCAGTCAGCGAATAAGAAAACTTAAATCAACCCGGGACACGAATCGTAATGAAGAAGATTGCTGGTTAACAGTCGGGAACCGCCGCCTTCCTGAGCCCTCCCAGACACAGGGGTGTATCTCCCCAAACTTACAGGGTTAAGGcagctttgtaaaagtttcagCAAACCTACAGAGCTATTTCGGCCTGACCTAGGACTCAAAAGGTAATTTGTGACGAGTAGATCAACGAGGCAGACTAGAATAATATCTTAAAGCCTTTCTGCATTCTGCCAAAATTCACAGAAACCACATAAACTCAGTTTATGCATCACTAAAATCCTCTGAAAAGCTGGCACAGATAACATTACTTCTCAGTAACACTGAGATCTGACGATAGTAAGTGAGTAAAGCCAAAATCTCAGATCAAAGGTGAATGGACGACCGTAACAGCAAATCAGACCTTGGCATTGGTCCAGCACAACAATACTAAATAGGGAAAACTGGTTGACGAAagttgttttctttctttcttccaaAAGGAAAAACGGCACCGTATTTTTAAGACTTTACTGGCCTTCTGTCAGAAGGccgtatctcatgaaccgttgTAGTTCGAAAGTAACATTTTTACAGAAGATGACCACAAATACTTcaacaacaaatataattttcgagtcattttgtaaatataatggGTCGTCATCTTCCTCAATTTAATTTGGGGCCCGCGCAGCATATTTTCTCCTTTTCCGGAAATATTTTTCCGCATTGGTTATGGTTGGTTATTTTTGGAAGATTTTCGATTTTGCATGAAATCTTTACACTTCTTTATATCGGCCACAAGAATGGTCCTAATGctcataaatacctacatagtaaaattattatagtgCGACCTTGCGATCGAGCGCCACTCTATGACGCTGGGTTATAAATCTACAGGGCAACTCTTTGTCCGTGAGTAAATGCAATTTCagtttaatgtttgtttaccGAAATTAACTTTAAACTGCAAACTCAACAAAAAAACTCTACCTGCACTgcaagatttattaaaaaaaaatatcacctaCCTATGTGATATTTTCTGTAAATAGCTTCTGTATTTGTTACAGTTAAGAAGAACATGTAATTCGACCCCAAAATCCAGATTTAAATTGAAGGAACTTAATCTAAAATCGATTATAATATCAGAATTAGTTATAGAGCTCGTGAGTTTTCCATCCATGAAGTCTGTATTTACAAACACTATGACTCATAGTCGGCTATGTACGGCGTTACATATAGTCTATGGATGCCTATAGAAATATCTGAGTAATTCCACGAAATAACGTTGCAATGTTGCCAAATACGTTGCATTTCCATTAGGGCTTATAAATAACTGGGAAGTCACTATTATTAATGGGAATAGGTCTATTTGTATGTGTTTACAGCCATGACCTTCGATTTCTTAGGAATATTTTCACACTCTACATCTGAATGATTAAAAATTTCCGTCATTCATTATTCGTGAATCAGATATCGGGGAAAAAATCGCGAAGAGGAACTTTATATCTCAAGAAAATTTATAACATAAACTATTCGTTTATATTGAAAGTTAAATGACGATAACAGGTGTGGTAGTTTTATCGGGATACGAGccaaataatattgataattagacaaatacatattaatgcTCATGCAATGGGTAACTCGCTCATGCAACTAACTCACTACAAGAATGAATCTGTTACCATAAGGGCGTTATAAATTGATATCCTAATTGGAAGCAGGATTTTCACATTACATCAGAatttttttatcacaacaatTAAACCTCTATCTATAATCCTTCCTACTAATTTAACTCAGTTGTAAACACACTAACTtcacattacataaaataacaaagtgcAATGTGCAACAAagatgataaagtacatagataAACCGGTTATTACCGGAAACGAGTTTCAGCCTGACTACCGCCACAGATCACTCCACTGAGATAAGGAAAACGCAGTGAAAGAAAACAAATCAACATGGCGACAAAGCCACTAGCAAATTGAATacgatacataaataaaagttcCATTCATCATGTCTTACACTCACGTTTTGAGCACATGTCTGACATACGGAATCTATTAATACACGTGACGAAAATGAGTTGAATATGTAATTATGAAGGTAACAACGCAAACTTGAACTTCGGTACATGGAGAAAAATGGATGAATGCCAATATGTAAGGATGGACTTACCTAATTTCTCTAAAGCGTCCTCAATAACTTCAATGTCTTTGCCAGAGAGACCTTCTTCAGATTTCGGTTTAGGAGCGTCGACAATGATGACGGGCGCAGGATCGACCATAGGTGCACTCTCCAAGTCAATGATAGGTGCTTTGTCTTTGAGTTCTTCTTTTTCTCTCTTCTTAGCTTCAAGGATCTGTTTCTCTCTTTCTGCTTCTTGCAACTCCTTCATTTCTTCCTTGATCTTCTGTTCTTCCAGTTTAATGGCATCTGCTTTAGTCTGGAATTTGACAAGTTAATCTCCAATaagttgtttgttattttaatgggTATAACAAATTGATTTTATAGAAGCAACATGGAATACTGTACAATCTGCAAGTTCTATAGGTTCATCttaggtttgtttgtttgatgtcATAAATATATAAGCAATCAAAAgactaaacaaattaatataattgcacaacaattaattaaaatactactGATTATGATGGtaataacaaaataagtaacagtaataaataataataccttgAAGTCCAATTTTCCTTCCTTCTCTCCAATAGCAGCCTTTGTCTGTGTGGCAACTTGTTCTGGCAGGGCAGAAATAGTTGCCTTCAGCTTGTACGTAGTCGGCACATGTTCGGGAACCATCAGCGCTCTTGACAACAGCAATAACGATGGAGGCACCTTCTCATTCAATGATAGGTCAAGCCAATTCCTCAGCTCCTTTCTTAATCGCTCCTCAGACACACCATAGGCTCTCATTCCTCTCGCTCTACATGCTTGTTGTAACTCACTGAAGTTCAAACTATCTACACCCTCTTTAGCAATCACCTTGTCATCAGCAGCCAATGATCTCAGCTTCATCTTAAGATTGAACCTTAACATGGCACTTGTACCAATAGTAGTTGCATTCAAAACTTTACACAAAGCAACTAAATGAGGTCTCTGTAAGGAATCTAATGTGATCTCATCttcaaataatttagaaaacttCATAATCTCCTCACTGGTTGCAACATCACCTGATGTTCTGATTCTAGTGAAGAAACTGGAGAACTCCCGGGCAAGCTCTGAATGCCTATTGCTAGCTTGTGGAGCCATCTGATCTAATGTTTCTTGGAAGAACTTGGCTATTTCCAACTTAACCTTTaaatgtttctttaattttgCTTCTTTCTGATCACTACTTTCAAATGTTGATGGTAATGCATTTGGGAATAATTTGATATAAAAGGGCAAAATTCCAAAAATGGAaccaatacaaatacaataaatggAACCATTCTGAACAGATCACCAATGGTTGTGACCAGCAGTCTGTGCTCCCTTCGAGTCAATGTTTcaccttttaaaattttaaagaacAAGGTTGCTGAGATCCTCACTTCAATAAAAAGAAGTCTGAAACCATGGTAGTAATGCCGTAGCTCATTCATAAAGCGCTCTTTAAGACTTTTCTTCTGTATTTCAGGTTTTTTTGGCGACTTTTCTTTTTCCTCTATGCCTTTCTTTATAGTTTCAACAGAGGCTTCAACTTTAGAGGATGGTTTCAGAGGTTCTTTATCAAAGTAATATCTGCTGATAGAAAATGGTCTGATGAACTGAGGGTGCCAGTGCACTCTTGTGTTAAACGGCTTCTGTGTGACATCATGATGTAGTCCGATAGGCTGGGTTGTATAATATGACAACGACCTTGAAAGTGTTATGTATGGAAAGTTTTGAAACTGTCTGCTGTCCCAAAGTATTGCTagaaaaataacagaaatattaatattttctcattgattttaaattaaatacttcaCAACAACACTGTCTTGGTTTGAATCAAGATAATACAGAAAGAAAATAGCTCAGGTTGGCTCAGAAAAAACAACTTAGCTCGCCGTTAActtcttattaattaattttgttttatcaatgAAAAGAAACCGCACTAACCATGTGACGGTcatgatgaaagaaaaaaaataattagataatATATGTGTTGTAGTAATCATCGACAGAAACATCCAATATCATGTTCTGTATTTACAAATAGTACGACATGGTCCATTTACGTAAAACTAGTGTTTCCACGATGAAGTCATAGGTACATAGGTGTCTAAAATAATCAATCAAAATCCGCTTAGGTTAAGATACAGTAATATGACATTAGTTACAACATTTTGTACACTTACTCGATCTCCTGATGCAACgacaattattaattattagtcTGTTCATCGTGTTTGCTGTTCGCAGGGCTTTTTCTActggaaaatattgaaattattgtaacaaaaacaaaatcaaccCTCAATACACCATGACAATCGAGAAGAATCACAGAATCACAGACGGTCAGTTTTACGAagcacagataaaaaatatagactatATATCCCCATTATTAATCAACCTCGACCTATTTAGATGAAAAATAGAGAagcattttagtaaaaaaagtcttacaaccaaaaaaattatgttaagcgctcactaaaataaattatttttaatttatttctaatcgATATGATTATGTATAACTTTTAGCTTAAATTATCCAATATTACtttgttagtaaataattttaaaaaatcggaCACAAAACTTGAGCAGCCTCTACTTTAAAATACTGGGCGTGCTATAGTTTATTGATTACgtattgtcaaaaaaatattgacagaaATATTCGCGAGCATAACCTCAAACCAAGcaaattattgataaaatactGTGGTTTTAGCGAAGTATACATCATTTCagcaataataaatgaatatagtACGCTTCTGTTTAAAATcaagttttgttaatttaacaaAACCTCCTGTCAGGCTTCTTTCGAGCCGTAAGTATATTCAATCTTGGACCATACATTTCTAACGTTGGACATAAAAACATGAATAACTTTGCAGTCTGGAGTAGAAtttttggtcagtgggtcgtcttaggggcggagtttTTTATATTCCTAGAGTTAATTTTGCAGATATAGCAATTATTACGTTTATTCTTCAATGTTTTTACAAGGTTCTTCAATACGACATCAACATGCTGTTTCATTCTAAAGCCATGTACttgatacctatttaatttacctatgtGATAGGCGACCAACTGACcgatttattactttttttcaggTGCCAAAGTCTCTCCCGCCATGGCCCTATCAGCCGTTAAGAATGCAGCCAAGAGAATAGTATGGGTAGACCTGGAAATGACTGGTCTGGATATAGAAAAGGACCATATCTTGGAAATAGCCTGTGTTGTGACAGATGCTGACTTGAATATCGTTGCTCAAGGGCCCAACATTATTATAAACCAGCCGGATAGCATTCTGGATGGCATGAATGACTGGTGTGTTAGTCAGCATGGTGAGGTATTGATTTCTTCtgtttaatattgttataatttagttttactaATAATTGTGAACTCAGATATTATTGCATGTTTTAAAAGCTGCAGGCAGAAGATGGAGATGAATGTGGTCTATGGTTGATAATGATCACATTTATGTCTAAGCCAGCATATAAAA encodes the following:
- the Letm1 gene encoding LOW QUALITY PROTEIN: mitochondrial proton/calcium exchanger protein (The sequence of the model RefSeq protein was modified relative to this genomic sequence to represent the inferred CDS: inserted 1 base in 1 codon), with protein sequence MNRLIINNCRCIRRSTILWDSRQFQNFPYITLSRSLSYYTTQPIGLHHDVTQKPFNTRVHWHPQFIRPFSISRYYFDKEPLKPSSKVEASVETIKKGIEEKEKSPKKPEIQKKSLKERFMNELRHYYHGFRLLFIEVRISATLFFKILKGETLTRREHRLLVTTIGDLFRMVPFIVFVLVPFLEFXPFYIKLFPNALPSTFESSDQKEAKLKKHLKVKLEIAKFFQETLDQMAPQASNRHSELAREFSSFFTRIRTSGDVATSEEIMKFSKLFEDEITLDSLQRPHLVALCKVLNATTIGTSAMLRFNLKMKLRSLAADDKVIAKEGVDSLNFSELQQACRARGMRAYGVSEERLRKELRNWLDLSLNEKVPPSLLLLSRALMVPEHVPTTYKLKATISALPEQVATQTKAAIGEKEGKLDFKTKADAIKLEEQKIKEEMKELQEAEREKQILEAKKREKEELKDKAPIIDLESAPMVDPAPVIIVDAPKPKSEEGLSGKDIEVIEDALEKLAEQKKSLLLEKESIQELKAELLDYSEDVKEMQEIVKTKQADLKLSKGARRLYKAVNNMIGKLDAALAMLDTKEKALKTTLEQTKSEPQKAKEQLIQIDELMHSIKSLQKVPDEAKLKLIQDVLGRLDDDFDGQLKIDDVLKMLEIIGNENVNLSEKQMAELIELLDKEEILEVESKIQKALDKAAIAAKEQDKPSDSEGKSLFDIIREAQKRRELKRAAAAQTLAKSETIVTKPEESSKRPESH